In Desulfuromonadales bacterium, the genomic window AGGCTCGAAGTGCGCTCCAAGGTCTGGCTGGAGGTGGAGGGTGAGCCGCTGCTCGGCGAGGGGCGCGAGCGGCTGCTGCGGCTCATCGAACAGGAGGGCTCGATCAGCGCCGCGGCGCGGGCGATGGCGATTCCCTACCGCAAGGCCTGGAGCTACCTCGAGAACATGGAGAAGAAACTCGGATGCGCGTTGGTCGAGCGGCATAAAGGGGGCGCCCGCGGCGGCCGGACGACGCTTACCGCCGAGGCCCGCTCGTTGCTGGCGCGTTTCGATGAACTGAAAAACGGTGTGCAGGCATTCGTCGACGGTCGCTTCGACGAAGTTTTCGGTGACAAGATGGGAGGCCGACAATGACAGGCTGCAGCGGGCAATCACTCCGACGGAGTCGCCCTTTATGTTGAGTTACCAGGAAGCGGTCGAAGTAGTGCTGCAGACCGTGCAGCCGTTGCCGCCGGTGAAGATGGCGCTCCCCGAAGCCCTTGGCCGTGTTCTGGCCGAGCCGGCGGTCGCCCGCTGGGACCTGCCGCCAGCCGACAACTCGGCGATGGACGGCTACGCCTTCGCCTGGAACAGGCAGGGGGAGGGGAGCGAACTGGAGGTGGTCGGTTTTGTTCC contains:
- a CDS encoding LysR family transcriptional regulator, with product MKRLEVRSKVWLEVEGEPLLGEGRERLLRLIEQEGSISAAARAMAIPYRKAWSYLENMEKKLGCALVERHKGGARGGRTTLTAEARSLLARFDELKNGVQAFVDGRFDEVFGDKMGGRQ